In Hydrogenothermus marinus, a single window of DNA contains:
- a CDS encoding pyridoxine 5'-phosphate synthase — MKLGVNIDHIATIREARKTYEPDPINGAIIAIKNGADQITLHLREDRRHIQDEDLLRLKATIKEVPINLEMAPTEEMKNIAIDVKVDRVTLVPEKRQEITTEGGLDVISTLDYLRSFVKELKNNGIKVSLFIDPEKDQIDASLETGADAVELHTGEYANAYGENILKELKRLQDAAIYAKEKGLSVFAGHGLTYENVQPIAQILEIEELNIGHSIIANSVFLGLDKAVEKMKRLILEARLRCVE; from the coding sequence TTGAAATTAGGAGTAAATATAGACCATATAGCAACTATTAGAGAAGCAAGAAAAACTTATGAACCAGATCCAATTAATGGAGCAATCATTGCAATAAAAAATGGAGCAGATCAAATCACCCTTCATTTAAGAGAAGATAGAAGGCATATTCAAGATGAAGATTTACTTAGATTAAAAGCAACAATAAAGGAAGTTCCTATTAATCTTGAAATGGCTCCAACTGAAGAAATGAAAAATATAGCAATAGATGTAAAAGTTGATAGGGTTACTTTAGTTCCAGAAAAAAGACAGGAAATAACAACAGAAGGTGGTTTAGATGTAATTTCTACTTTAGATTATCTACGGAGTTTTGTAAAAGAACTAAAAAATAATGGAATAAAAGTTTCTCTTTTTATAGACCCAGAAAAAGATCAGATAGATGCAAGCTTAGAAACAGGTGCAGACGCAGTAGAACTTCATACTGGTGAATATGCAAATGCTTATGGTGAAAATATTTTAAAAGAGTTAAAAAGACTTCAGGATGCAGCAATTTATGCAAAAGAAAAAGGTTTATCTGTTTTTGCAGGACATGGATTAACTTATGAAAATGTTCAACCAATAGCACAGATTCTTGAGATTGAAGAACTAAATATTGGCCATTCTATAATAGCAAATTCAGTATTCCTAGGTTTAGATAAAGCAGTTGAAAAAATGAAAAGATTAATATTAGAGGCAAGATTAAGATGTGTGGAATAA
- the mgtE gene encoding magnesium transporter, producing the protein MTPSLEILKETIKQLINKGDTYSLKRLLEKVLKGDIVYVFKYLSPQERIKAFKVLLSVDLEKASDVLYDLDEDVQIEILRNLPSEDTVKVLLTFSPGEIAKIIDKLPKSVQQQLLSKLEEEKRAELEKYISYGEETIAHLINEDFIAIEDNKTVKDALELIKEFKDKDIEIIYIYAIDEKGRLTGVVSLKELLTVSENTQIKDIMTRNVISVYVNSPLDELIEIFKSYDIYVVPVIDEEDKLIGVIYIDEIIDALSEKTTEEFFKMAGAHEEELFYENKILKIAKLRAPWLIVTTVGELFTAFIISLFKITIYKALPIVFFLPLVAAVSGNISSQSAIITARGLITGKIGENLKDIFIYIVREIKISIVLGLFLSFIVGFISFLWLTNHAVGIIVAVALFINILFASFLGGLIPVILKYMKKDPSFATGPIVLTINDILGIFIYLSIASYFIAKLV; encoded by the coding sequence ATGACTCCAAGTTTAGAAATTTTAAAAGAAACTATAAAACAGCTTATAAATAAAGGTGATACCTATTCTTTAAAAAGATTATTAGAGAAGGTTTTAAAAGGAGATATTGTTTATGTATTTAAATATTTATCTCCACAAGAAAGAATAAAAGCTTTTAAAGTCCTTTTAAGTGTAGATTTAGAAAAAGCTTCTGATGTTTTATATGACCTTGATGAAGATGTACAGATAGAGATTTTAAGAAATCTACCATCAGAAGATACAGTAAAAGTACTTTTAACTTTTTCTCCAGGTGAAATAGCAAAAATAATAGATAAACTTCCTAAATCTGTTCAACAACAACTTTTATCAAAATTAGAAGAGGAAAAAAGAGCAGAATTAGAAAAATATATATCTTATGGTGAAGAAACTATTGCACATCTTATAAATGAAGATTTTATAGCTATTGAAGATAATAAAACTGTTAAAGATGCATTAGAATTAATTAAAGAGTTTAAAGATAAAGATATTGAAATTATATATATATATGCAATTGATGAAAAAGGAAGATTAACTGGCGTTGTTTCTTTAAAAGAACTTCTTACTGTCTCAGAAAATACACAAATAAAAGATATAATGACAAGAAATGTAATATCTGTATATGTAAATAGTCCATTAGATGAACTGATAGAAATATTTAAAAGTTATGATATATATGTAGTTCCTGTAATTGATGAAGAAGATAAATTAATTGGCGTAATATACATAGATGAAATTATAGATGCTTTATCAGAAAAAACTACTGAAGAATTTTTCAAAATGGCAGGAGCTCATGAGGAAGAACTATTTTATGAAAATAAAATACTTAAAATTGCAAAATTAAGAGCTCCTTGGCTAATTGTAACAACCGTAGGAGAACTTTTTACTGCTTTTATCATAAGTTTATTTAAAATAACAATTTATAAAGCATTACCTATAGTATTTTTCCTTCCATTAGTTGCTGCCGTTAGTGGAAATATAAGCTCTCAATCTGCAATTATCACAGCAAGAGGATTAATTACAGGGAAAATAGGTGAAAACTTAAAAGATATTTTTATTTATATAGTGAGGGAAATAAAGATTTCTATTGTACTTGGCTTATTTTTAAGTTTTATAGTTGGATTTATATCTTTCTTGTGGCTTACAAATCATGCAGTAGGAATTATTGTAGCTGTTGCTTTGTTTATTAATATATTATTTGCATCTTTTTTAGGAGGTTTAATTCCTGTAATTTTAAAATATATGAAAAAGGATCCATCTTTTGCAACAGGACCTATAGTATTAACTATTAATGATATTTTAGGAATTTTCATATATTTAAGTATTGCCTCTTATTTTATTGCTAAGTTAGTATAA
- a CDS encoding N-acetylmuramoyl-L-alanine amidase family protein yields the protein MKTFKFLIIFQLLIFNLSVAGYLKAYNTENGYKVVINAYKIQKIPFFDENYLVFKIKDKNFKLKYIKPNKKYVKDISIIKSKDGLKLVIQKTKRYFKLKKYKNGISIIFFEKKHKNLLKKTKYSKKISDYERLNRLITKIITGEKEDITDKPQIIIQPKLIKRKQDPLYDVVIKELNKEQIIKPIVIVIDPGHGGKDPGAIANGVKEKDITLKLAKILKRYLEKDKVYKVYLTRNTDRYVGLYERTLFAIKKHADIFISIHCNTNPNPKINGTYIYTLSLKGAKSKLARLVEKRENKAVIKLVKVSKNTYVNNVVAELAINTTMTEGRNFAYILKNQLKKITKVRDIDSANFAVLKTPGIPSVLIETAFLTNKEDIKKLKNERFLKRFAKEIYNAIDEYFFNYHNLVLK from the coding sequence TTGAAAACTTTTAAATTTCTAATAATCTTCCAGCTATTAATATTTAATTTATCCGTAGCTGGATATTTAAAGGCTTATAATACGGAAAATGGATATAAAGTAGTAATAAATGCATATAAAATACAAAAAATACCATTTTTTGATGAGAATTATCTTGTCTTTAAGATAAAAGACAAAAACTTTAAATTAAAATATATAAAACCAAATAAAAAATATGTAAAAGATATATCTATAATTAAATCAAAAGATGGATTAAAACTTGTTATACAAAAAACAAAAAGATATTTTAAATTAAAAAAATATAAAAATGGCATATCTATAATCTTTTTTGAAAAAAAACATAAAAACTTATTAAAAAAAACCAAATACTCTAAGAAAATTTCTGATTATGAAAGGCTAAATAGACTAATTACTAAAATTATTACAGGTGAAAAAGAAGATATAACAGATAAACCTCAAATTATTATCCAGCCAAAACTTATAAAAAGAAAACAAGACCCTTTATATGATGTAGTAATAAAAGAACTTAATAAAGAACAAATAATAAAACCAATAGTTATAGTAATAGATCCAGGACATGGTGGAAAAGACCCAGGAGCAATTGCTAATGGAGTTAAAGAAAAAGATATTACTTTAAAATTAGCAAAAATATTAAAAAGATATTTAGAAAAAGACAAAGTATATAAGGTTTATTTAACTAGAAACACAGATAGATATGTAGGTTTATATGAAAGAACATTGTTTGCCATAAAAAAACATGCAGATATTTTTATTAGTATTCATTGTAATACAAATCCAAACCCAAAAATAAATGGAACTTATATTTATACTTTAAGTCTTAAAGGTGCAAAATCAAAATTAGCAAGGCTTGTAGAAAAAAGAGAAAACAAAGCAGTGATAAAATTAGTTAAAGTAAGTAAGAATACTTATGTAAATAATGTTGTTGCAGAACTTGCTATAAATACTACTATGACAGAAGGAAGAAATTTTGCATATATATTAAAAAATCAATTAAAAAAAATAACAAAGGTAAGAGATATAGATAGTGCAAATTTTGCAGTATTAAAAACCCCTGGAATACCATCTGTTTTAATAGAAACTGCTTTTTTAACAAATAAAGAAGATATTAAAAAATTGAAAAATGAAAGATTTTTAAAAAGATTTGCAAAAGAGATATATAATGCTATAGATGAATACTTTTTTAATTATCATAACTTGGTCTTAAAATGA
- a CDS encoding type III pantothenate kinase, whose product MIIGIDIGNTTVEIGFIKEYKFIKSYKLASNREKTIDDWFLDIFNIFSIEKNKPQDCIISSVVPQIEQKIFVAIEKLLGKNPLIVGKDIKVPIVNKYKNPDEVGIDRLVNAFSALKKQNPPLIVIDLGTAITFDIVNEKGEYEGGLIFPGIESSVDTLFSKTSKLPMVKVEKPKNIIGKTTVDSIKSGIFYGYCSLIDGLIKKIKSKTKKNFNIILTGGNSELISNCIEEKHIVDKFLAMEGLYLIYKQYLDILNKT is encoded by the coding sequence ATGATAATAGGTATAGATATAGGAAATACTACTGTTGAAATAGGATTTATAAAAGAATATAAATTTATAAAAAGTTATAAACTTGCTTCAAATAGGGAAAAAACAATAGATGATTGGTTTTTAGATATTTTTAATATTTTTTCTATAGAAAAAAACAAACCTCAAGATTGTATTATATCTTCAGTTGTACCTCAGATAGAACAAAAAATATTTGTAGCAATTGAAAAATTATTAGGGAAAAATCCATTAATTGTAGGAAAAGATATAAAAGTACCTATTGTAAATAAATACAAAAATCCAGATGAAGTAGGAATTGATAGATTAGTTAATGCTTTTTCTGCCTTAAAAAAGCAAAATCCACCTCTAATTGTAATTGATCTTGGTACTGCTATTACTTTTGATATAGTAAATGAAAAAGGAGAGTATGAAGGTGGCTTAATATTCCCTGGAATAGAAAGTAGTGTAGATACTCTTTTTTCAAAAACTTCTAAACTTCCTATGGTAAAAGTAGAAAAGCCAAAAAATATCATAGGAAAAACAACTGTAGATAGTATAAAATCAGGAATATTTTATGGATATTGTAGTCTTATAGATGGACTGATAAAGAAAATAAAATCAAAAACAAAGAAAAATTTTAATATAATATTGACAGGAGGAAATTCTGAACTAATATCAAATTGTATAGAAGAAAAACATATAGTAGATAAATTTTTGGCTATGGAAGGATTATATTTGATATATAAACAGTATTTAGATATACTAAATAAAACTTAA
- a CDS encoding phosphatase PAP2 family protein, whose protein sequence is MSKDWQLKLKWNIKLFRFINNKRSKFLDKFYKKFFLLGKSYSLILFLPIFYYFGKLNAIYQLIIALLITGIVMPTLKYIFRHKRPVSLLEDVYLLEPVSLKSFPSADTAYAFTLFSVSLFFFPLWAVFIMFIYALLIAFGRIYMGAHFPIDVVVGAFIGFISGIISHLIFLYMM, encoded by the coding sequence ATGAGTAAAGATTGGCAATTAAAACTAAAATGGAATATAAAATTATTTAGATTTATTAACAATAAAAGATCTAAATTCTTAGACAAATTTTATAAAAAGTTTTTTTTACTTGGGAAAAGTTATTCTTTAATTTTATTTTTACCTATTTTTTATTATTTTGGAAAACTTAATGCTATTTATCAGCTTATTATTGCTTTATTAATTACTGGTATAGTTATGCCAACTTTAAAATATATTTTTAGACATAAAAGGCCTGTTTCTCTTTTAGAAGATGTTTATCTTTTAGAACCTGTTAGTTTAAAAAGCTTTCCATCTGCAGATACTGCTTATGCTTTTACTTTATTTTCTGTTTCTTTATTTTTCTTTCCATTATGGGCAGTTTTTATTATGTTTATATATGCTTTACTGATAGCATTTGGAAGAATCTATATGGGAGCTCATTTTCCTATAGATGTTGTTGTTGGAGCTTTTATAGGTTTTATTTCAGGAATAATATCTCATCTGATTTTCCTATATATGATGTAA
- the glmS gene encoding glutamine--fructose-6-phosphate transaminase (isomerizing) gives MCGIIGYIGNRKAVPVLLYGLQRLEYRGYDSAGIAVIDREEDKIIVEKQVGKIKDLQEKLWNKKIEGNIGLGHSRWATHGEPTIENAHPHTSKSGTIAIVHNGIIENYLELKKELEEKGYKFRSQTDTEVVAHLIEEFYNGNLFETILNVVKKLKGAYALGIISSYEPDKIIAVKKGSPLVIGVGKDENFIASDIPAVLEYTKDFIILEDDEIAVITKDNVEVYDINGNKIKKDILHVNWDISAAEKAGYKHFMQKEIFEQPRTVADTISGFSSQINEDLYNTVVNADRIYIIACGTSYHAGLVGKFWIEKFAKIPVEVDYASEYRYRDKIINDKTVIIGISQSGETADTRFALIDAQKEGAKTIGIVNVVGSSLSREADYTLYTYCGPEIGVAATKTFTAQLIVLLLFALELGLKKNTITKDLYEDLQQKILSIPSKIEKILLKEKSIKDIAYKYMNASDFLFLGRNINYPIALEGALKLKEISYIHAEGYPAGEMKHGPIALIDDKLPVVALAPMDKFYEKMISNIQEVKARKGKLIAVATEGDENIKELVDDIIYIPKTEDELYPILTVVPLQLLSYHIATLLGKDVDQPRNLAKTVTVE, from the coding sequence ATGTGTGGAATAATTGGATATATTGGAAATAGAAAAGCAGTACCAGTTTTACTTTATGGACTTCAAAGACTTGAATATAGAGGTTATGATTCTGCAGGTATAGCAGTTATTGATAGAGAAGAAGATAAAATAATTGTAGAAAAACAGGTTGGAAAAATAAAAGATTTACAAGAAAAATTATGGAATAAAAAGATAGAAGGAAATATTGGTCTTGGTCATTCAAGATGGGCAACCCATGGAGAACCTACAATAGAAAACGCTCATCCTCATACAAGTAAATCAGGAACAATAGCTATTGTACACAATGGAATAATAGAAAATTATTTAGAATTAAAGAAAGAGTTAGAAGAAAAAGGATATAAATTTAGGTCTCAAACAGATACAGAAGTAGTAGCTCACCTTATTGAAGAATTTTATAATGGCAACTTATTTGAAACAATACTAAATGTAGTCAAAAAATTAAAAGGAGCTTATGCTCTTGGAATAATCTCTTCTTATGAGCCTGATAAAATAATAGCTGTAAAAAAAGGAAGTCCATTAGTAATTGGTGTTGGGAAAGATGAAAACTTTATAGCTTCGGATATTCCTGCAGTTTTAGAATATACAAAAGATTTTATAATACTTGAAGATGATGAGATAGCAGTAATAACAAAGGATAATGTTGAAGTTTATGATATAAATGGAAATAAAATAAAAAAGGATATACTTCATGTAAATTGGGATATTTCTGCTGCTGAAAAAGCAGGATATAAACATTTTATGCAAAAAGAAATATTTGAACAACCAAGAACCGTAGCAGATACAATATCAGGCTTTTCATCTCAGATAAATGAAGATTTATACAATACAGTAGTGAATGCAGATAGAATTTATATTATTGCTTGTGGTACTTCTTATCATGCAGGATTAGTTGGAAAATTTTGGATTGAAAAATTTGCAAAAATACCAGTTGAAGTTGATTATGCTTCTGAATATAGATATAGAGATAAAATTATAAATGATAAAACAGTTATTATTGGAATAAGTCAATCAGGAGAAACTGCAGATACCAGATTTGCATTAATAGATGCACAAAAAGAAGGAGCTAAAACTATTGGTATTGTAAATGTAGTTGGCAGTTCTTTATCAAGAGAAGCAGATTATACTCTTTATACTTACTGTGGCCCAGAAATTGGTGTTGCAGCAACAAAAACATTTACAGCCCAATTAATAGTTCTACTTCTTTTTGCTTTAGAACTTGGACTAAAAAAGAATACTATAACAAAAGATCTATATGAAGATTTACAGCAGAAGATTTTATCAATACCTTCTAAAATAGAAAAAATTTTATTAAAAGAAAAATCTATAAAAGATATAGCTTATAAATATATGAATGCATCAGATTTTCTTTTCTTAGGAAGAAATATAAATTATCCTATAGCTTTAGAAGGAGCTTTAAAATTAAAAGAGATATCTTATATCCATGCAGAAGGTTATCCTGCAGGTGAAATGAAACATGGACCTATAGCATTAATAGATGATAAACTTCCTGTTGTTGCTTTGGCCCCTATGGATAAATTTTATGAAAAAATGATTTCAAATATTCAAGAAGTAAAAGCAAGAAAAGGAAAACTTATAGCAGTAGCTACAGAAGGGGATGAAAATATAAAAGAACTTGTAGATGATATTATCTATATACCAAAAACAGAAGATGAATTATATCCAATATTAACTGTTGTCCCTTTGCAACTTCTTTCTTATCATATTGCTACCTTACTTGGAAAAGATGTAGATCAACCAAGAAATTTAGCAAAGACAGTAACTGTTGAATGA
- a CDS encoding PHP domain-containing protein: MIELLIFILAIYIIFWEFYPYKILRLKENGLLEDKFPNVNLKKYKVIAHIHTQFSFDSLGKPSDIKKAMEINNIDFVFVTDHNNDDYKYFEDNKIFAGIEINTENGRLLKLGNILPVISHPNNFEFEHYKWKGDFKEGYLYELIDIKDMVVWSKLKTGLKLLKNILIYPFTLNVIRKWNALIPLEKWIDLYWERASHLKIIGGLDLHIKFVYQEHTHGILIPSYKSGFKWLVNYIITDKEIKTKEEVLQELKKGRSFLVLNHKFGDIFIKNNNKFYFLGDEIPEKAIFFVKFKDKKLVKILKKDNKPILITEKNQFSYKLNEKGKYHLEVYEYDFKIFNFYFGFRPTGITNWIEVK, from the coding sequence TTGATAGAGCTGTTAATATTTATTTTAGCTATCTACATTATATTTTGGGAGTTTTATCCATATAAAATCTTAAGATTGAAAGAAAATGGTTTATTAGAAGATAAATTCCCAAATGTAAATCTGAAAAAATATAAAGTAATAGCCCATATCCATACTCAGTTTTCTTTTGATTCCTTAGGTAAACCTTCTGATATAAAAAAAGCAATGGAAATTAACAATATAGATTTTGTTTTTGTTACAGATCATAACAATGATGATTATAAATATTTTGAAGATAATAAGATTTTTGCAGGAATTGAGATAAATACAGAAAATGGAAGACTTCTAAAACTTGGAAATATCCTTCCTGTAATATCTCATCCAAACAACTTTGAGTTTGAGCATTATAAATGGAAAGGAGATTTTAAAGAAGGTTATTTATATGAACTTATTGATATAAAGGATATGGTTGTATGGAGTAAGTTAAAAACAGGTTTAAAACTTCTTAAAAATATACTTATATATCCTTTTACACTAAATGTAATAAGAAAATGGAATGCATTAATTCCACTTGAAAAATGGATTGATTTATATTGGGAAAGAGCATCTCACTTAAAAATAATTGGAGGTTTAGACTTACATATAAAATTTGTTTATCAAGAGCATACCCATGGAATATTAATTCCTTCTTATAAATCAGGTTTCAAATGGCTTGTAAATTATATAATCACTGATAAAGAGATAAAAACTAAAGAAGAAGTATTACAAGAACTTAAAAAAGGTAGAAGTTTTTTAGTTTTAAATCATAAATTTGGTGATATATTTATAAAAAATAATAATAAATTTTATTTTTTAGGAGATGAAATTCCTGAAAAAGCCATTTTTTTTGTAAAATTTAAAGACAAAAAATTAGTTAAAATACTAAAAAAAGATAATAAACCAATATTAATTACAGAAAAAAATCAATTTTCTTATAAACTAAACGAAAAAGGTAAATATCATCTGGAAGTTTATGAGTATGATTTTAAAATATTTAATTTTTATTTTGGATTTAGACCTACAGGAATTACAAACTGGATAGAGGTTAAATGA
- the dapB gene encoding 4-hydroxy-tetrahydrodipicolinate reductase encodes MVKVAISGILGRMGKTIAKLAYEDSNIEIVAGIESPDCAHTHDTVGEILNVDLDAPIVSDLSKVIDITDVVIEFSNSTEAALSHLRLLAADKNKKGMVIGTTGFNDEELKEIKELSKDIPVVLAPNMSIGVNLLFKLVEEAAKALKDKGYDIEVIEMHHRFKKDAPSGTAVKLVDILKKETGIENVVYGRNGEYPNGRPSDEIAVFALRGGDVVGDHTVIFAGLGERIELTHKAGSRDIFARGAIEAAKWIKDKPAGLYDMMDVLNLK; translated from the coding sequence ATGGTAAAAGTAGCAATATCAGGTATTCTTGGAAGAATGGGAAAAACTATCGCAAAACTTGCATATGAAGATTCAAATATAGAAATAGTTGCAGGAATTGAAAGCCCAGATTGTGCCCATACTCATGATACAGTTGGAGAAATTTTAAACGTTGATTTAGATGCACCAATAGTTTCAGATTTATCTAAGGTAATAGATATTACTGATGTTGTTATAGAATTCTCAAACTCTACAGAAGCAGCTTTGTCTCATTTGAGACTTTTAGCAGCAGATAAAAATAAAAAAGGTATGGTAATCGGGACTACAGGTTTTAATGATGAAGAATTAAAGGAAATTAAAGAATTATCAAAAGATATTCCAGTTGTTTTAGCTCCTAATATGAGTATTGGAGTTAATCTTTTATTTAAACTTGTTGAAGAGGCTGCTAAAGCTTTAAAAGATAAAGGATATGATATTGAAGTTATTGAGATGCATCATAGATTTAAAAAGGATGCACCTTCAGGAACTGCTGTAAAACTTGTTGATATTCTAAAAAAAGAAACAGGAATTGAAAATGTAGTATATGGTAGAAATGGAGAATATCCAAATGGAAGGCCTTCTGATGAAATAGCAGTTTTCGCACTTAGAGGTGGAGATGTTGTTGGAGATCATACTGTAATATTTGCAGGTCTTGGAGAAAGAATAGAGTTAACCCATAAAGCAGGCTCAAGGGATATTTTTGCAAGAGGAGCTATAGAAGCTGCTAAATGGATAAAAGATAAACCTGCAGGACTTTATGATATGATGGATGTCCTCAACTTAAAATGA
- the speD gene encoding adenosylmethionine decarboxylase — translation MIGFGPHLMVDGYNANYEKLASVEAVTEFLETTVSEIGMTKIMPPYVFKYDGGDKPEDWGVSGFVIIAESHISIHTFPEKRYFSIDIFSCKDFDIDKAIKLIKEYFETEDLEIRTTDRGTEFPRDISIATSITNAQRNRLT, via the coding sequence TTGATAGGATTTGGACCACATTTAATGGTTGATGGTTATAATGCAAATTATGAAAAACTTGCAAGTGTTGAAGCAGTTACAGAGTTCTTAGAAACTACAGTTTCAGAAATAGGAATGACGAAAATAATGCCTCCTTATGTTTTCAAGTATGATGGAGGAGATAAACCTGAAGATTGGGGTGTTTCAGGATTTGTAATTATAGCAGAAAGCCATATTAGTATTCATACATTTCCAGAAAAAAGATATTTTTCAATAGATATTTTTTCTTGTAAAGATTTTGATATAGATAAAGCAATAAAACTAATTAAAGAATATTTTGAAACAGAAGATTTAGAAATAAGAACAACAGATAGAGGAACAGAATTTCCAAGAGATATTTCCATAGCAACATCTATTACAAACGCTCAAAGAAACAGACTTACATAA
- a CDS encoding AtpZ/AtpI family protein yields the protein MINRKVSKYLTVSAIGLHLISGIIVGLFLGYIFDNLFHKDYLFKIIFLILGIIAGFYNMYKDAIRYLKQEDTKNN from the coding sequence ATGATTAATAGAAAAGTATCCAAATATCTAACAGTTTCTGCGATAGGCCTACATCTTATATCAGGAATTATTGTAGGCCTTTTTCTTGGTTATATTTTTGATAACTTATTCCATAAAGATTATTTATTTAAAATCATATTTTTAATTCTTGGTATTATAGCTGGATTTTATAATATGTATAAAGATGCTATTAGATATTTAAAACAGGAAGATACCAAAAATAATTAA
- a CDS encoding O-antigen ligase family protein, whose translation MENKKYIYIYVLSVSAFLSISLFEILVAVGVLWSFYDFFKDKKLEGSLKIPLVSFIGIALISTLINYPKLINKALEEGLFQFLYFFKINPERKFVRNLVFLFIVIGVLLIPVILYHFYKIGVVKPIWGGWFEVGQFYAFMSIMAIGIAIYYLSNKNKKLVMLFSLLFIFFITIEVLSTRRSAILALTISLLIFIFVLYRNKIIKKQIFFAINSIFLISLISGYIYLSKTDPRFQILNYLITHPNEINYQTLNRLSSTRVDIGSDAIKIIENDIKNKNILNLLIGHGIWSGAYLPHEKSPKDYGKYESFILLSEFIEIGLLGIIAEIAIFFIFFKKFIKAKIKNKEDIFAILLFIPLSTHLLGALFTFFWDALLPLYLLLFKIGEKSLEESSQREL comes from the coding sequence ATGGAAAATAAAAAATATATTTATATTTATGTTTTATCTGTTTCTGCCTTCTTATCAATATCTTTATTTGAAATATTAGTTGCAGTAGGAGTTTTATGGAGTTTTTATGACTTTTTTAAAGATAAAAAATTAGAAGGTTCTTTAAAAATTCCTTTAGTTTCTTTCATTGGGATAGCTTTAATTTCTACATTAATAAATTATCCAAAATTAATCAATAAAGCATTAGAAGAAGGACTTTTCCAGTTTTTATATTTTTTTAAAATAAATCCAGAAAGAAAATTTGTAAGAAATCTTGTATTTTTATTTATAGTTATTGGAGTTTTACTAATACCAGTTATACTTTATCATTTTTATAAAATTGGTGTTGTAAAACCTATTTGGGGGGGTTGGTTTGAAGTTGGTCAGTTTTACGCTTTTATGTCTATAATGGCTATTGGAATAGCTATATATTATCTGTCTAATAAGAATAAAAAGTTGGTCATGCTTTTTTCTCTTTTATTTATCTTTTTTATTACTATAGAAGTTTTATCTACAAGAAGATCGGCAATTTTAGCTTTAACTATATCTTTGTTAATATTTATTTTTGTTCTTTATAGAAATAAAATTATTAAAAAACAGATATTTTTTGCGATTAATAGCATTTTTTTAATTTCTTTAATATCAGGATATATATATCTTTCAAAAACTGATCCAAGATTCCAGATTTTAAATTATCTTATTACTCATCCAAATGAAATAAATTATCAAACCTTAAATAGATTAAGTAGTACAAGGGTTGATATTGGTTCTGATGCTATTAAGATCATTGAAAATGATATAAAAAACAAAAATATATTAAATCTTTTAATAGGTCATGGTATATGGTCTGGTGCTTATCTTCCCCATGAAAAAAGTCCTAAGGATTATGGTAAGTATGAATCCTTTATACTTTTATCTGAGTTTATTGAGATAGGACTTCTTGGAATTATAGCTGAAATAGCTATATTTTTTATATTTTTTAAGAAATTCATAAAAGCCAAAATAAAAAATAAAGAGGATATATTTGCTATATTACTTTTTATACCTTTATCTACCCATCTTTTAGGTGCTTTATTTACATTTTTCTGGGATGCTTTATTACCATTATATCTACTGCTATTTAAAATCGGGGAAAAAAGTTTAGAAGAAAGCTCCCAAAGGGAGCTTTGA